The proteins below are encoded in one region of Ferruginibacter lapsinanis:
- a CDS encoding menaquinone biosynthetic enzyme MqnA/MqnD family protein — protein sequence MDKKIRVGAVSYLNTKPLIYGFEHGLMKDEIELVIDYPANIADALINEQIDIGLVPMAVIPKLKEHHIIGDYCIACDGEVASVCLFSEVPVHEIETIILDYQSRTSVALVQILMSEYWKLTPRFVNGGVDFRSEIKGTTAAVVIGDRALEQRKSSPYIYDLGTAWKAYTGLPFVFAAWVSNKPVADDFIKKFNEANALGFKNMNQIVEKYSIPDIDLMKYYTQFIKFELNIAMHESIALFLSKLKQVK from the coding sequence TTGGACAAAAAAATAAGAGTAGGGGCTGTTAGCTATTTAAATACTAAGCCGCTAATATATGGGTTTGAGCATGGCTTGATGAAAGATGAGATAGAATTGGTAATTGATTATCCGGCTAATATTGCAGATGCACTGATAAATGAACAAATCGATATAGGCCTGGTTCCTATGGCAGTTATTCCAAAATTGAAAGAACATCATATCATTGGTGATTATTGTATTGCCTGTGATGGAGAGGTTGCTAGTGTTTGCTTGTTTAGTGAGGTGCCCGTTCATGAAATAGAGACGATCATATTAGATTATCAAAGCCGTACTTCCGTAGCATTGGTGCAGATATTAATGAGTGAATATTGGAAACTTACCCCCCGATTTGTAAATGGTGGTGTAGATTTCAGATCAGAGATCAAAGGCACTACCGCAGCGGTGGTAATCGGAGACAGGGCATTGGAGCAAAGAAAAAGTTCTCCTTATATATATGATCTGGGGACTGCATGGAAAGCGTATACAGGTTTGCCATTTGTATTTGCCGCATGGGTCAGTAATAAGCCTGTTGCCGATGATTTTATAAAAAAGTTTAATGAGGCTAACGCACTGGGTTTTAAAAACATGAACCAGATAGTAGAAAAGTATTCAATTCCGGATATTGATCTGATGAAATATTATACACAATTTATAAAATTTGAGTTGAATATTGCCATGCATGAGTCAATAGCTTTATTTTTGAGCAAGTTAAAACAGGTAAAATGA
- the purB gene encoding adenylosuccinate lyase produces the protein MDLNQLTAISPIDGRYRKQLQHLDEYFSEFALIKYRVMVEVEYFLFLGEKKFLKIAAPVKAHLLNVVENFSLEDAAEIKETEKITNHDVKAVEYFLKNKLDECKAGHLKEWIHFGLTSQDINNTAIPLSWKHSVEYDYLPAIINLQSAIGKLAVQYKNVPLLARTHGQPASPTKLGKELMVFVERLENQIQLFSYIPFTAKFGGATGNFNAHHVAYPKYNWIKFANEFCEERLGLQRQQYTTQIEHYDTLAAHFDAIKRINTILIDFCRDIWTYISVDYFKQKTKKGEIGSSAMPHKVNPIDFENAEGNLGIANALLEHLSAKLPISRLQRDLTDSTVLRNIGVPVAHTLLSVKSIEKGLDKLVLNQSKLNEDLDNNWAVVAEAIQTILRRENYPQPYEALKELTRGKSAIDKKAIHQFIAKLKVSASIKKELKAITPNNYVGVNP, from the coding sequence ATGGATTTAAATCAACTAACCGCAATCTCTCCTATAGACGGACGCTACCGCAAACAATTACAACATTTAGATGAGTATTTTTCAGAATTTGCCCTGATAAAATACAGGGTAATGGTAGAAGTGGAGTATTTCTTGTTTTTAGGCGAAAAAAAGTTCTTGAAAATTGCAGCTCCTGTAAAAGCACATTTATTAAATGTAGTTGAGAATTTTTCTTTGGAAGATGCTGCTGAAATTAAAGAAACTGAAAAGATCACCAACCATGATGTAAAAGCAGTTGAATATTTTTTAAAAAATAAATTGGATGAATGTAAAGCCGGACATTTAAAGGAATGGATACACTTTGGTCTTACTTCTCAGGATATTAATAATACGGCTATCCCTTTAAGTTGGAAACATAGTGTTGAATATGATTATCTTCCTGCAATCATCAACCTGCAATCTGCCATAGGTAAGCTGGCTGTTCAATACAAAAATGTACCGCTACTTGCCCGTACTCACGGACAACCTGCATCTCCTACAAAATTGGGCAAGGAATTGATGGTGTTTGTAGAGCGTTTAGAAAACCAGATCCAACTTTTCAGCTATATTCCTTTTACTGCAAAATTTGGAGGAGCTACGGGCAATTTCAATGCTCACCATGTAGCATACCCTAAATACAACTGGATAAAATTTGCCAACGAATTTTGTGAAGAAAGGCTTGGATTACAACGTCAGCAGTACACCACACAAATTGAACATTACGATACTTTAGCCGCTCATTTTGATGCGATAAAACGCATCAACACTATTTTAATTGATTTCTGCAGAGATATCTGGACCTATATAAGCGTGGATTATTTTAAACAAAAAACAAAGAAAGGCGAAATAGGCAGCAGTGCCATGCCGCATAAAGTAAACCCAATAGACTTTGAAAATGCAGAAGGAAACCTGGGCATTGCAAATGCACTACTGGAACACCTTTCAGCTAAATTACCTATTTCAAGATTACAAAGAGACCTTACAGATTCTACTGTTTTACGCAATATAGGTGTACCGGTAGCTCATACGCTCCTATCAGTAAAATCAATTGAGAAGGGATTAGATAAACTAGTACTGAATCAATCAAAGCTAAATGAAGACCTTGATAATAACTGGGCCGTGGTAGCCGAAGCCATTCAAACTATATTACGTAGAGAAAACTATCCTCAACCTTATGAAGCGTTGAAAGAACTTACCAGAGGCAAATCTGCCATTGATAAAAAAGCCATTCATCAATTCATTGCAAAACTGAAAGTATCTGCTTCAATTAAAAAAGAATTGAAAGCCATCACTCCTAACAATTATGTTGGCGTAAATCCATGA